Sequence from the Cervus elaphus chromosome 19, mCerEla1.1, whole genome shotgun sequence genome:
ACTAGCGACCCGGGATAGCAGAGCATGCGATAGCACTTGTTTCGGCAGTAGGGGGCAGCGGTGGCGGTGAGCCTTGTGTCCGTGGCCCTGTCCCGAGCTGTCAGTGGCAGCAGCACAAACTCTGGTGTCCAGAGGTAGGGAGAGCCTGCACTCGTGTCCTCACAACTAGTTTACGGCATGATTTGGGCTGTGGTCCTCACTGCTATGTAGCATCCCCTGTTCCTGCCCATTTTAAATTCTGTTCTTCAGCCTTCCCAGAGTCTAAAGCTTCCCAGGATCCTTTTGCTAAATCCTCATGCGGCTTAAATCACACAGAGCCATCCTTAGTTGCAGGAAATGAAGAACACTGGCTGACACAAGGGGTGACACATTAACTCAAGAGAAGCCTTATAGGTACCAGCCACAGATAGATTCGTGTGTCTCATTAGCTAATTGCCACCTTGGGAAACAGCAGGATGGCAGGAAAGAGTTTTTATTGGTGGGGGAAAAGAGTCTGGTCTTATGGGCATCAGCTGATGGGTCTTGCCCAGAAGAACACTGGGCACACACTTCAAGGCAAACTGAGGGACAGATATTCATAGGACTAGGCTGGAGCAGTGCAGGATGGGGAGAGGATCAGGAAGGATGAAGACGCAATGAGGGCAACAGCTAACACAGGCTAACATGAACGGTACTGAGTGTGAAGCTTGCTGAAATGGCCTTGTTTATACTTGTTGAGCATCCAAGGGAAGTTTCAGCTTTGTCAAAGTAAGACCACTGTTTTTTATCGCTTTGATTTGCCTAAACATTTCTGCTGACATTTAGTCTTCACGGTAATAGTAATCAACTTGTGGGATTTCTgtcttctccccacctccacacccccaccaCCCTTTATTTAATAAGCAGGGATAACAAAGCAAGGACAGCTCTCTCTCAACTACTGAAAGGGCTGTGTCTTTATGAACTTTTCCCCAGAGAGGAGCAGAGAAACTGTTCAccgtggggaggaagggggaaaggaaaCTAGGAATGTAGTGAGTCCAGATACCAAACATCTACTAAGTTTTCATGGGTTTTGTGGAAAGTAGGAGTGTTCACAAGCTGATAGAATTCCCTCCTTTCTGCATTCCTGTCTACTTTCCCTCTGAACAAAGACTGTGCCAGGTATTCAGTTACTATCTGAAAAAAAACCCAGGGCCCCCCAGTTACTGTTATTTTAACTTTTCCATGGAAGGGTCATGTTTGCCCGCTGGAGACTCTGGGCATGAACACAGGGCACCCAGACAGGACCCTGTTGCAGGCCCACTCTGACTGCAGTGGTGACACGAACACAGGAGGTGAGAGGTCCTATCTGAGTCCCCAGCTTGGCTCTGAAAGACTCATCCTTGCGGAACCCTCAGAACACTGACTCTTTCCATCCACAGAACAAGATTTGAGCTCTTGGAGGTATTTTTGCTGCAGGGAAGCACGGAATCCCTTCCCTTTCTCACCAGCTCCAGGGATGTCACCAAAGGAAGGACACAAACATAACCTGTGtgaaactaccaaaaaaaaaaaaaattaaggaaagaaaaaaacacaagttgaatttcattttaaaaatatttataagacacatttttttattttcacagaccgtcacttaataaatatttcaccAAGATAGTTGAGAATATACCACAGTGAAGGAGGAAGAACCTGGGACAACTAACGGATGGAAACATTTTAGACTTTAATTTAAACCTCAGTTCATCAGATTTGTCTTCTGCATCAGATCTTGAAACTCAGCAGAGAAGGTGTCCTTACATGCACAGACCAAAGTTCTAACGCGGGCTTGTTAGAACGTAGTCGGGGTCAGTATATGGAGGACCAGTGGCAGCGGCTCTTGATGACCTGAAGCAGAGGCTTCCTGAACGTGAGGAAGGTGATGGTGCAGGCCACCAGCAGGGTGAGGCAGCTGGGAAGGATAAGCACGAGGTACAGCAGGCCCATGTCGACCCGCTCCCACTTACAGACCTGAGGAATGCCCGCAGGCAGCTCCGTCAGGCGAATGACCTTGGAGGAGAGGTTGCAAGTGACCATGGCCAAGTCGGCGACAATGTGCAGGCGCTGCAGGGCCCCCCAGTCCTCCACCCCACAGCAGTCATACGGATTCTGACTGAGGTAGACAGTCCGCAGGCTTCCTGCGAGCTGCTCAGACACCGCCCTCTGAGGAAGGGCCGTGAGCCAGTTCCTGCGGAGATCCAGGGTCTGCAAGGCCAGGCTGCCCCCGAACCTAGGGAAACTGGTCAAGGCATTTCCTGACAAGTCCAAGCTCCTCAGATTCTCAAATGCAGAGAAGTCCAACTCTGTGAAGCTGGAAGTGAGGCCCACGTTCCTGAGAGACAGGACCTGTAACGTGGGGGCAACATCCCAGAGAGGGGCAATGCTTCCATTCAGGACCCCCCAGTTTCCAGACAGGTCTAAGTGGGTGAGAGCGGTGCCCTGAAACGAGCAGTCTTGTAGTGCCCCCAGCCCACAGCCCTCCAGGGACAGGCTCTGCAAAGATGCCACGTTTCTGAAATCCACGCAGCCAGGGGTGCCCCTGGGGTCCAAGCCCGCGGGCGAGGGACAAAGTGAGATCTGGTTATGGCTCATGTCAACTGTAGCGAGGCTCCTGGCATTGGCAAAAAGGCCAGTGGGGACACCCAGGAGCTGGTTGGAGCTCAGGTTGAAGGACCGGAGGCTTCTCAGGCAGCCAGGGAGCCCCGGAGCCAAGTGCAGCTCGGACAGCTGGTTCTGACTCAAGTCCAACTCCACGAGTGCCCCTGGCGGCTCATGCTCCCGGATGTGGAGCTTCATCAGGCAGTTCTGCTTGAGGTTTAAGTGGGAGAGGGAAGGCATTTTCTTCAGGAAGCCTTCTGGCAGGTACTGGAACTGGTTCTGGCTCATATCCAGGAAGCGGAGACCGGAGAGGTCGCTGGACGCGAACTCCTCCCAGAGGTTGACGGTGGTGATGTTGGTCACGTTGCCATCCACCAGAAGGAACTGGGCCACCATCTCCTGCGGCGAGGAGGTGTTGTACAGGTCCTTGTAGAAGCCCATGCTGTTGTCCCGCAGAAGCAGCGTGTGCAGCTTGCTGCActggggcaggagggggaagAACAGCAGCTGATTGTGAGAGAGGTCCAGGGTCTCCAGCTCAAAGGCGGCCTCTCCCCCAGAAGCTAGGAACCACTCCAGGAGGTTGTAGCTGACATTGAGGGACCGCAGCTGGGTGAGGCCGAAATCCACAAGGCATGGGAGGTTGTTATAGGCCAGGTTGAGGTGTCTCAGCTCTGTCAGGCCATCAAAAGCACCACCCTCAATCTCAAAGATGTAGTTCCTCTGCAAGTCCAGCTCCCTGAGGTGGCCCAGGCCCTCAAAGATGGACTCATCAAGCCTCATGATGATGTTCCTCGCCAGGGACACGGACTCCAGTGAAGACAGGTTCTGGAGCATCAGAGCCGCCATGTCTTCCGTCAGGGAGTTCCCTGATAAGTCCAGCATGCGCAGAGCGCGCAGGCTGTGGAGGGCGGCCGCCGTCTCCTTGTAGTTCTCAGAGAGGGAGTTGTCAGGCAGCGACAGGCTGCGCAGGTGGGCCTGCTCCTGAAAGGCGACGTGGCCAATGCGCTCCAGGTAGCAGTCGTGCAGACTGAGGCTCTCCAGGAAAGGGTAACGCTGCAGTGAGTTGTTCCCCAGGGTCTTGAGAGGGTTGGCATCCAGGAGGAGCATCCGGGACGAGGGTGGGAGATCGCTGGGCACTGAAGCAAGGTTCCGCCCTCGACAGTCAGCCACTCCATCAAGCTAGGTCCAGAAACACACTGGTCAGAAGGGCAGGGGGCCTCTGAGGTGGGGGTGTATGTACAGAAATAGAGTTCACTCATCGAACTGCTCACTTAACACTCCAGGCCTCACTCAGAACACAGAGTGTTTGAGAAGATTGGAGCTCCTGTCCTCAAGTGCAGAGTGCTGACATTTGCTCTTACAGTTTGGTTTTAACTACAGAAAGGGACCGAGGATCAGGTCTctacctgagtttgaatccctCCTTTGCCCTTTGTTccctatgtgaccttgagcaagtaatTTCGCTTAAATCTGgtatgtctttgggaaaatggAGATAAAGTTAtttagctcggttggtaaagaatctgcctgcaatgcaggagaccagggtttgatccctgggtcaggaagatcccctggagatggagacggcagcccactccagtattcttgtctggaaaatcccatggacagaggagcctggtggcctacagtccatggggtcacaagaatagGACACTACTTAGCGATTAAATCACAGTACCTACTTCAGAGGACTGTAGTGATATTAGGCACAGAACCTGCCacataaatgcttaataaatgttagctaggCCGATTATTAGCATGCTCTAATTAATTAACCTCCGGTTGTTGAGCATTTGAGTTATTTGTAATTTCCAAATGAACATTAGGATGAATTTGTCTAGTTCCTTCTATATCTCACACCCAAAAAGTCTCCAGAGTTTTGACTGGGATTGCATTATAATTACAGAGTAATCTGGGAGGAAACTGACATCTTTACAAAATTGAGTCTCCCCATgcaaaaaaaagatgtatttctttatttgagtAAGTGTTGGTTTTTCCCCCTGCGGGGACTAAAGAATATTGTGATTAGGGGCCTTCCTCAACTTCTGAGACCCTGTTTCACCAGAGTTACTGCAGTTGTGGGGGACCCATCTCTGCAATTCCTGCAGCCCCACTGACGTGTTGCAAAAAGACCACGTGGCCATCAGAGCCCAAGAAAGCTTCCTATGTCAACTTTGCGATAATGTCACATAGTTAATGCAAAGAGGGGCTTTGGAGGGTGCCTGCACTTTCAAACCCTCAACCTTAAATTCAAAAGAGCATAGGAAATCCATTCTTTGATCTCACTGGTAACCAAGTCCctaccaggctgcagggggtcagGGAGGGAGTCTCCTGCTTTATTCCCTCCTCCTATGCCTGGTAACTCCTGAATTCGCTATTGTGATGTTGAACTTTCATTGCCTCTGTTAAGAGAATAATGGAAGTCTGTATAGCAgagactaacaacaacaacagcagcagataAAACACACAGCGCTTAGCACACATGAGGCACAGTTCTGAGTGCTTTACATACAGTAGCTCATTTAGTCATCACTGAAGTCCAGTGTTATGGTATTACTGGTTGATACTATTATTACCTACatgtcttacagatgaggaaactgaagcacagattgGCTCAATGTCAGCAGTTAGTAAGTGGTGGGGCTAGGGTTTAAACCTGTTCTGACTCATAACCCCTACCCtctgcgtgcgtgcgtgctaagccgcttcagtcgtgtctgactctttgcaaccctatggaccgtagacTGCCCGCTTTCTGGGTCtgtggtattcttcaggcaagaatactggagtgggttgccatgctctcctccaggggatcctccaaactcagggatcgaacctgcatctcttacatctcctgcattgttctTTTATCcgggagccacctgggaagcccagggtttAAACCTGGTCTGGCTCATTACCCCTACCCTCTACTGAAGTCTCTTTCAGCGTAGTGGTTAGAGGTTACTAAAAGTGGTTAAGAACCATGACCAGCTGGGTTTTTAAGATTCATCAGCTTGAAGAACACAttttcctaggtggcgctagcagtaaaagaatttgcctgccaatgcaggaaacataagagatgcaggttccatccctgggttgggaagatcccctgaaggagggcacagtaacccactccagtattcttgcctagagaatcccacggacagaggagcctggagaaccatggtccatggtgttgcaaagagttggacacgactaaagcaacttagcatgcaggcacacatTAATCCCGGGATCCAATTTGTCttcccagtgcctagcacataacgtgtgtgtgtgtgtgtgtgtgtgttagttgcatagtcatgtccgactctttgcaaccccatagactgcagcctaccaggcccatGGCTCAAGGTATATTCATTAACTGTATGTTTCTCAAGCAGACTTTTGACACCACTGAGTTATAGGCAAAGGAGGAACTTTCTAGAGAGTGCTCAGTTGTTAGGATTCAAGTCTGTTTCCATATACAGGCTGAAAGCCCAGGAAAGGGTAAACCACAGAAGCTCAGGTATCTCTCCCCAGACTGTCTTAAGCCTGAGCGTGGGGGGATGTCGCTGTGCAAGGCAGCAGGGGCAGCATGCTCTTCAGCAcagctggttaagaatttgcTACTGGCCCACACACAGGCTCTGAGGTAAGGCTTCTCCAAATTTAATAtgccccacccagagactgaTACCATTGGTGAAGCTCCATCATCCAGATTCTTAACAAGGTGTTTTTAAAGTTTCAGGTGGCTGTCCTTGGTCTGTCTCTGAGATCACCTGTCCTCAGTAGGTATCAGAAAGGTGGGGCAGGGCCTTTCCCAGGATCATCTTTACcttttattaaagagaaatttGCACATGGCATCGTGGTAAGAAGGTACAGAGTGATTCAGACTCATTCATCCCCTCCCATCCTTGATTGACAATCCATCAGCTTTCAAACTGGACCCAACCTTGGCAGGACAGGAGCAACAGACAACTCGGAGTACCCAGGAAAACTCACCAACTCGCAGCCCCCTTGCGAAGCTGCTGTGACCATTCCACTTCGGTGCCTCCATTCCACTGTCAAGAAGTGAAAACCCAGGCAGAGCCAGAGGGGCAGTAACTCCATCTCAAGTACAGCACTGTGGACAGAGGGCAAGGAAGGAGCTGGTAAGAGAAGGACATCCCAgagggctgctgtgccctccttgtAGAAAAAGCCAGTTCCCACTGTGTCCGCTCTTGGAGGCCCACAGCTATGGGGAGGTGGAAACCCACAGATTATTCAAATACCTCAAGTTAGCCAGCACATTTAACCTTTCACTGCAACTCTCAACaagaattcattttcattttgcctCTACCATTTGGCGGGCAGGtggctgaacctgaaactcccaagagtccagaaacagaagagagaagcAAATGTTTTGAGGAACCATGCCTCAGGTCACCTAGAGTTTGCCATATCTTGTAGTTCTGTTGAAATTTTCCTCTCAAAGCTCAAATCTGCCTGATGCATCGCctgaactcaataaatatttgctgaataaatgaatgaaagaatagtGAACTGGGATTGAAACATTAACTGTAGCCTCTGGTCTCATAGAGTTACTAATTGTTGTGTTGACATGAGGCTTTTAGAAAGAGTAGATCTCATTGATTAACTCATTTGAATACAGACCTTTAAAAACAGGATTTTGGTATTTTCCCTGCATAAGGGAAAAGCCtgagggaaaaatgaaaaaagcaatctTCAAATATAACAAGGACTATGATGAAGTGTGGTTACTGGCTCTCTTACCCAGCCAGTGAGCACACAACAGAAGTCATGAGGAggcataaaattatatacataccaATAGaatttagatatgcagatgacacaacccttatggcagaaagtgaagaagaactaaagagcctcttgatgaaagtgaaagaggagagtgaaaaagttggcttaaagctcaacattcagaaaactaaaatcatggcatccagtcccatcagttcatggcaaataggtggggaaacagtggaaagagtggctgattttattttggggggctccaaaatcactgcagatggtgattgtagccatgtaattaaaagacgcttattccttggaaggaaagttatgaccaacctagacagcatattaaaaagcagagacattactttgccaacaaaggtccgtctagtcaaggctatggtttttccagtggtcatgtatggatgtgagagttggactataaggaaagctgagcgctgaagaattgatgcttttgaactgtggtgttggagaagactcttgagagtcccttggactgcaaggagatctaaccagtctatcctaaaggaaatcagtcctgggtgttcattggaaggactgatattgaagctgaaactccaatagtttggccacctgatgtgaagagctaactcatttgaaaagaccctcatgttaggaaagactgaaggcaggaggagaaggggacgacagaggatgagatggttggatggcatcaccgactcaatgggcatgagtttgagtaaactccaggagttggtgatggacagggaggcctggcgtgctttggttcatggggtcacaaagagtcggacacgactgagcgactgaactgaactgaa
This genomic interval carries:
- the NRROS gene encoding transforming growth factor beta activator LRRC33 — protein: MELLPLWLCLGFHFLTVEWRHRSGMVTAASQGGCELLDGVADCRGRNLASVPSDLPPSSRMLLLDANPLKTLGNNSLQRYPFLESLSLHDCYLERIGHVAFQEQAHLRSLSLPDNSLSENYKETAAALHSLRALRMLDLSGNSLTEDMAALMLQNLSSLESVSLARNIIMRLDESIFEGLGHLRELDLQRNYIFEIEGGAFDGLTELRHLNLAYNNLPCLVDFGLTQLRSLNVSYNLLEWFLASGGEAAFELETLDLSHNQLLFFPLLPQCSKLHTLLLRDNSMGFYKDLYNTSSPQEMVAQFLLVDGNVTNITTVNLWEEFASSDLSGLRFLDMSQNQFQYLPEGFLKKMPSLSHLNLKQNCLMKLHIREHEPPGALVELDLSQNQLSELHLAPGLPGCLRSLRSFNLSSNQLLGVPTGLFANARSLATVDMSHNQISLCPSPAGLDPRGTPGCVDFRNVASLQSLSLEGCGLGALQDCSFQGTALTHLDLSGNWGVLNGSIAPLWDVAPTLQVLSLRNVGLTSSFTELDFSAFENLRSLDLSGNALTSFPRFGGSLALQTLDLRRNWLTALPQRAVSEQLAGSLRTVYLSQNPYDCCGVEDWGALQRLHIVADLAMVTCNLSSKVIRLTELPAGIPQVCKWERVDMGLLYLVLILPSCLTLLVACTITFLTFRKPLLQVIKSRCHWSSIY